From Coffea arabica cultivar ET-39 chromosome 2e, Coffea Arabica ET-39 HiFi, whole genome shotgun sequence, the proteins below share one genomic window:
- the LOC113732340 gene encoding protein RETICULATA-RELATED 4, chloroplastic isoform X2, which translates to MVTATTTFSNLTYSSLLSLSSFHSHHNHLNTHLTFTSLTHKTTTTSSAPFSSIKLTSFRTPLKSRPSLFFCTLKDYQSTDTGNSSGDAGDIGGAGAGGGGGGGGSGGGGGEDSGDAGAKNKVEALMALAEVGRSLDSIPRDLAAAIEAGRIPGSIVSTYFELEEWQLLRWLLKFGGFKERLLADDLFLTKVGIECGVGIFTKTAAELKKRREKFSKELDFVFADVVMALVADFMLVWLPAPTVSLRPPLAVSAGRIKKFFYGCPDNAFQVALAGTSYTILQRFGAIVRNGAELFGVGTSASLIGTGITNLLINARKAVDKNFAAEAEDLPILSTCTAYGVYMAVSSNLRYQILAGIIEQRMLEPLLHNRKLALSATCFVVRTGNTFLGSLMWVDYARWVGVQRSR; encoded by the exons ATGGTaaccgccaccaccaccttctCCAACCTCACCTACAGCTctctcctctccctctcctcatTCCACAGCCACCATAACCACCTAAATACTCACCTCACTTTCACCTCACTAACTCATAAAACCACCACAACCTCCTCCGCACCATTTTCCTCAATTAAACTAACTTCCTTCCGCACCCCACTAAAATCCCGTCCTTCCCTCTTCTTCTGCACCCTTAAAGATTACCAGAGCACAGACACCGGCAACAGCAGTGGTGACGCCGGTGACATTGGTGGAGCAGGTGcaggtggaggtggtggtggtggaggtagtggaggaggaggaggggaagACAGTGGAGATGCAGGAGCAAAGAACAAGGTCGAAGCCTTGATGGCGTTGGCTGAGGTTGGGAGATCATTGGATAGCATTCCTAGGGACTTGGCTGCTGCTATAGAAGCTGGGAGGATTCCGGGCTCTATTGTTTCGACGTATTTTGAGTTGGAGGAGTGGCAGCTACTGCGGTGGTTGCTTAAGTTTGGAGGGTTCAAGGAAAGGTTACTAGCTGATGATCTTTTCTTGACAAAAGTTGGCATTGAATGTGGTGTTGGGATATTCACCAAG ACTGCTGCAGAGTTGAAAAAACGGAGAGAGAAGTTTAGCAAGGAGCTAGATTTTGTCTTTGCTGACGTG GTTATGGCCCTTGTTGCAGATTTCATGCTAGTCTGGCTTCCTGCTCCTACTGTTTCTCTGCGACCACCTCTTGCAGTTAGTGCTGGACGTATCAAAAAGTTCTTCTACGGCTGTCCAGATAATGCTTTTCAG GTTGCCTTGGCTGGCACATCCTATACAATATTACAAAGATTTGGTGCCATAGTG AGAAATGGAGCCGAGCTTTTCGGTGTTGGGACCAGTGCATCTCTG ATTGGTACAGGCATCACAAACTTACTAATAAATGCACGAAAGGCTGTTGATAAAAACTTTGCTGCTGAAGCCGAGGACCTGCCAATTTTGTCAACCTGCACTGCGTATGGTGTCTATATGGCTGTTTCTAGCAACCTTAG GTACCAAATACTTGCTGGGATTATCGAGCAACGAATGTTGGAACCTTTGCTACACAACCGCAAGCTTGCTCTTAGTGCAACATGCTTTGTTGTGCGAACTGGCAACACCTTTTTAGGCTCTTTGAT GTGGGTCGATTATGCTCGTTGGGTTGGCGTCCAGAGATCAAGATGA
- the LOC113732340 gene encoding protein RETICULATA-RELATED 4, chloroplastic isoform X1: MVTATTTFSNLTYSSLLSLSSFHSHHNHLNTHLTFTSLTHKTTTTSSAPFSSIKLTSFRTPLKSRPSLFFCTLKDYQSTDTGNSSGDAGDIGGAGAGGGGGGGGSGGGGGEDSGDAGAKNKVEALMALAEVGRSLDSIPRDLAAAIEAGRIPGSIVSTYFELEEWQLLRWLLKFGGFKERLLADDLFLTKVGIECGVGIFTKVMALVADFMLVWLPAPTVSLRPPLAVSAGRIKKFFYGCPDNAFQVALAGTSYTILQRFGAIVRNGAELFGVGTSASLIGTGITNLLINARKAVDKNFAAEAEDLPILSTCTAYGVYMAVSSNLRYQILAGIIEQRMLEPLLHNRKLALSATCFVVRTGNTFLGSLMWVDYARWVGVQRSR, translated from the exons ATGGTaaccgccaccaccaccttctCCAACCTCACCTACAGCTctctcctctccctctcctcatTCCACAGCCACCATAACCACCTAAATACTCACCTCACTTTCACCTCACTAACTCATAAAACCACCACAACCTCCTCCGCACCATTTTCCTCAATTAAACTAACTTCCTTCCGCACCCCACTAAAATCCCGTCCTTCCCTCTTCTTCTGCACCCTTAAAGATTACCAGAGCACAGACACCGGCAACAGCAGTGGTGACGCCGGTGACATTGGTGGAGCAGGTGcaggtggaggtggtggtggtggaggtagtggaggaggaggaggggaagACAGTGGAGATGCAGGAGCAAAGAACAAGGTCGAAGCCTTGATGGCGTTGGCTGAGGTTGGGAGATCATTGGATAGCATTCCTAGGGACTTGGCTGCTGCTATAGAAGCTGGGAGGATTCCGGGCTCTATTGTTTCGACGTATTTTGAGTTGGAGGAGTGGCAGCTACTGCGGTGGTTGCTTAAGTTTGGAGGGTTCAAGGAAAGGTTACTAGCTGATGATCTTTTCTTGACAAAAGTTGGCATTGAATGTGGTGTTGGGATATTCACCAAG GTTATGGCCCTTGTTGCAGATTTCATGCTAGTCTGGCTTCCTGCTCCTACTGTTTCTCTGCGACCACCTCTTGCAGTTAGTGCTGGACGTATCAAAAAGTTCTTCTACGGCTGTCCAGATAATGCTTTTCAG GTTGCCTTGGCTGGCACATCCTATACAATATTACAAAGATTTGGTGCCATAGTG AGAAATGGAGCCGAGCTTTTCGGTGTTGGGACCAGTGCATCTCTG ATTGGTACAGGCATCACAAACTTACTAATAAATGCACGAAAGGCTGTTGATAAAAACTTTGCTGCTGAAGCCGAGGACCTGCCAATTTTGTCAACCTGCACTGCGTATGGTGTCTATATGGCTGTTTCTAGCAACCTTAG GTACCAAATACTTGCTGGGATTATCGAGCAACGAATGTTGGAACCTTTGCTACACAACCGCAAGCTTGCTCTTAGTGCAACATGCTTTGTTGTGCGAACTGGCAACACCTTTTTAGGCTCTTTGAT GTGGGTCGATTATGCTCGTTGGGTTGGCGTCCAGAGATCAAGATGA